From one Magnolia sinica isolate HGM2019 chromosome 18, MsV1, whole genome shotgun sequence genomic stretch:
- the LOC131233611 gene encoding uncharacterized protein LOC131233611, producing MESLSPNPRNLEDIFDSSLKLEENHFDDGFRDGFNDGLISGKHEGREVGLKLGFEVGEELGFYRGCIDVWNSILRVEPSSFSSRVQKNMKQMEELLEKYPILDPEDENIQEIMDGLRLKFRAISATLSVRLEYDGHPIASNKEIGF from the coding sequence ATGGAATCTCTTTCCCCAAACCCTAGAAATCTCGAAGACATCTTCGATTCCTCTCTTAAGCTTGAAGAAAATCACTTCGACGATGGTTTCAGAGATGGATTCAACGACGGCCTCATCTCCGGAAAGCATGAAGGAAGAGAGGTGGGCCTGAAGCTAGGGTTTGAAGTAGGAGAGGAGCTAGGGTTTTACCGGGGTTGCATCGACGTATGGAATTCGATCCTTCGCGTCGAACCAAGCAGCTTCTCGTCGAGGGTTCAGAAGAACATGAAGCAGATGGAGGAATTGCTGGAGAAATACCCAATTTTGGATCCGGAAGATGAGAATATTCAGGAAATCATGGATGGTTTGAGGTTGAAATTCCGAGCGATTTCTGCGACGCTCTCCGTGCGATTGGAATACGACGGGCATCCTATAGCGTCTAATAAGGAGATTGGATTTTGA